The genomic window TATGGCTCTCTTGTATATGGGTTAGCACTGAAAATTTTGAGAAATCCTCAAGAGGCAGAAGACCTAACGCAAGAGATTTTTCTGAATCTCTGGCGTAGCGATGGTTACAATCCCGCTCGTGGTTCTCTTAGCAGCTATCTCACAGTTATGACGCGATCGCGTGCTATTGATAAACTTCGCTCTCGCGGCACTTCTGTGAAGTTTCTGGAGCGTTGGCAACACGCAATGACTGCTGAAACAAGAACGGACAATCCTTTTGAACAAGTGTCTTTGGGAGAGCGATCGCAACAAGTTCGAGCTGCTTTGGCGGAACTTTCAGAAAATCAGCGTCAAATATTAGAAATGGCATACTACGAAGGCCTGAGCCAATCAGAAATTGCCACTCAACTAGATATTCCTTTGGGAACGGTCAAAACTCGCGCACGAACGGGTCTACTAAAACTGAGGCAAACTCTACGAGAATTTATTAAATAGTTGTATTATGACCGAACCTTTAAATCCTGAACATTTAGAAGAATTAATGACAGGTTATGTCCTCGGCGACCTCAGCCCTGAAGAAGCCCTGGAATTTGGGCAACTCCTGGCAGAAAATCCGCAATTGGCTACAGAGGTAAGTAGTTTGCAGGAAGCACTGGAAGTGTTGCCCTATGCTTTACCTGAAGTAACTCCTCCTCCTCACTTGCGTACAGCCATTCTGGAAGCTGCCAATAGTTCTCTAACTCCTATCTCAACACCAAAAAGGTTTTCTTTACCTTGGAGCAAAATTGCTGCTGGTGCGGCTGCACTTTTAGCTCTTGCTTTAGGTTTAGATAATTACAATTTGCGGCAGCAACTGAAAGTTGTGCAGGCTCAGAAAGATGTAATTGAGGTGTTACAACAGCGCAATACTCGCGTAATCGAGGTGTTACAACAGCGCAATACTCGCTTATTTACTCTCACAGGAACAGAAAATGCAAATACTGCCTCTGGTAGTATAGCGATTAATACTAACGAACAAAAAGCGGTTATTGTCTTTCAAAACCTCCCCGCTTCCCCTGCTGGTCAAATATATCGACTTTGGGCCATAGCTGATGACAAAAAGATAGCTTGTGCAAATTTTGATGCAAGTCAGCAGGGAACAGTTTTAGCGGAATTTACCATTCCTGCCGCTGCTTGTAGTTCTACAAAATCAACTTTAGCTGTCACCTTGGAACCATCTACACTACCTCCACAACCAGTTGGGCCGGCCGTAATGGTAGAAAGTAGTTTGTAAAATAGGAGGACAGATCATTTTGTGCCACACACCTTGATTGTTTCACTAAATCGCTGGTTAGAGTGGGTGGACAACATAATATTTCCGGGCGATTAGAAATCGCGGCTATACAGGCGAAACCCGCAAGAAGCGGGTTTCAATTTGGCTAAGTATATAAATGATGGTAAATCTCAATTCCAAGGCTTCTAGTTCGCTTTGCAAATCCAAGACTTTCAATAATCCAGAGTGCTTTATTGAGGGGTGGTATTGGGCGATACCTTCTCATCAGCTTAGGGTGGGTGAGGTAAAACCTGTAACTCTCATGGGAAGGGAACTAACGATTTATCGGGGAAAAGATGGGAAAGCGATCGCACTCAATGCGTACTGTCCCCACATGGGCGCACACTTGGCGGAAGGAACGGTTGAAGGTAATAGCATCCGCTGTTTATTTCATAACTGGAAGTTTGACGAAGCGGGGACGTGCGTAGACATTCCATGTATGGAAAAACCGCTGGACGTAAGAGTGCGGACGTGGCATACAGGGGAAAAATACGGCATGATTTGGGTGTGGACTGGGGACACTCCTAAACACCCTTTGCCTTTTGTTCCGGAACTGGAAGATGATGAATGCGATAGCGCGATCGCATCGAGTTTTGTAAAGAACTGTCACCCCAATGTTGTGATGATTAATGCTATCGACGCGCAGCATTTCAACACAGTTCATAATTTACCCTTAAAAATCGTTTTTGAGAAAAACGATATTAACGAAAACGCGATAACTTTCAGCAATACTACTCGCGGCGGCGAAGATTCTTTTTTTATAAAGTTAATCCGCCCGTTTTATAAAAAAGAAGTAACTTATAGTATGTGCTACTGGTATGGAAGCACTGGTACAGTCACCGTAGGCCCAGATTTTCTTCACTTTCATATTATGTTTGCTTTGCGCTTGCTTGAAGGAGGAAAAGCGGAAGGTAAAACTATCCTGATTACTAAGAAGCGGCCGGGTATATTAGGATGGGTTTTCAATCGAGTTGTGCTGTGGTTGACGAAGATGGTAGGGAACTATTTCGCTAAAGGTGATACTCAGGTTTTTCAGACGATTAAGTTTGATTTCCAGACTCCGACTAAGGCGGATATGTCGATTATTCAGTTTATTCAGCACGTTGAGAAACAGAACGCGATCGCTTGGGGAACGTGGGAAGCAGAGTGAATAACCCAAAATCACGCGATGTTTTGGGAAGTATCAATTTCCCCAAAAATCGCTTTAAAATCGCAACTGCTGGGTTTGACTTACCCCATGTTTGCTCTGACGACAAGCTGCGTCGCGTATTATCAGGTGCTTTGAAAAGTCGTTTGGCCAATCATTCAGTATCCCCAGAATACGACAGTTATCAATATTGGAATGCCCATTATTTCGGTCTTCAGAAAGTAAATATTTTCCAAGATTCTAGCGTTGAGGAGCAAGCAGAAATTCTGCGACTATGCAGTTGCGGACTGTTAGAAGAAGCCTACTTTGTGGAGAAAGCTGGCGTAGGTTACATGGCGAAAATGGTGCTGCTTGCAGAAACCACTGAGGAACGTATGCTATACGGACTCTTCAGCGCTGACGAAGTAACTCACCTCTCCCAGATTAGCAGCTTCCTGCCAATTCAGGAACCTGTCGGAACAGATAACGCCTTCTTACGCTTCCTGGGAGACTTGGTGGAAACCGAGGATAAAACAGTTCTCTTATTTGTGATTCAAGTTGTACTTGAAGGGTGGGGTTTAAGCCATTACAAAAACCTTTCCAAGGACTGTTTAAATCCTCATTTGAGTAAAATTTTAAATCAGTTCCTGCAAGATGAAGCACGTCATCATAGTACCGCCGTCAATTTGTTTAATCAAAGGCAAGTTTTAGAAACGAGTCGAGAGGTAATAATTGAGAGCCTTGCACTATTCTTGCAGATGATCCAGGTAGGCCCTCAGAGTGTTGTCTCCGCAGTAGAAAAAGTTAAAGGTCATTTGTCTCGCCAGCAGAAAGTGAGGATTTTCTTGGAAATTGAAACAGAAACTCATAGCGGTACTCGTCTCAATTTCCTGCGTTCCCTGATGCGAGATCCAAAAGCCGGAATTATTGTTCAAGAACTAGAGGAACGGGGAGCATTTTTACCTTTTCCCCCAGAAAAGTGTGTATAACTTTATATCTTTCACTAAGAAACCTCTCCCCCAGCCCCTCCCCTACGAGGGGAGGGGAGCAAGAAGGAAGAGGAAAAAAGAGGAAATAAAAGTCCGGTTCCCCTTCCCTTGCTCTTAACAGGGTTAGTTTTTAACTTGCAAAAAATTATTTGTATGACTTCAACAATCCAAGAACCCAAAAGCAATACACTTCTAGAAAACGAAAAAGTTTACCGAAAGCTTCAGATTAATTATACACGCTGCAAGCAACAAGATCATACCCAGTTACTTGACGAAGCAGCAGCGTCTTTCCGATATGAAGATTGCCAAGATGAATACTGGAATCCAAAGGAATTTTCCTTACTTTACGGTACTCCCTTATGGGAACAATCTAGCGCAAGTCAGAAGATAATTTTAAATCAACTTTATTGGGTTGCATATTACTCGCAAATTATCTCTGCCGAAATTGCCACAATCTACTTTAATCAAACTAGCGCCGCCGGATTGTATGCTCAAGAAGACTTTCGTTTAGTCTGCGATATTCTAGACCTTGAATCTGGGCAAGAACGCGCTCACATAAACGCCTTTAAAACAATTTCTACGCAGGTAGAAGCTGCCCTTTTTGGAAAGCGAGTCTTCAGCTACCCGATGCGCGGGCCTTTTAATGAGACGATGATTTTTGCTGATACCAACGCTTTAAAAGCGTGGTGGAAAAAACTTCAACTTCAGTGCTTCGGACTCCTTAGTGCGGGAAACACCTTTCTGGCTTGTCAATACTTTACGGTGCGGGGTGTGCGGACGCTGAACGGTAAGCTAGTGCAGCACAAACTCAGCAATTACTATCAAAAACATCCCAACCAAGAAAAAGCTCCTATTCCCGCAAAGATTTCCTACTATCACTTCATGGATGAGAGCTTTCATTTTAACAGTTCTACCATCCTCTCCCATGATGTAATAAATTGCCTGAAATCGCCGACAGCTTTTGAAAGTTTTGTGGCGAATTTAGGGCTACGTGGTTGTCAGAAAGATCATTATCACTTCTCAGCAGCGATCAATGGTATATTTTGGTACGATCCTGCCTTATATCCAGCGATCTACGAAGTGATGCGATCGCGTGTTTTTGGGATGAGCGATCGCGAAGCTAAAGAAATGATCAAAAAATGCTTCACCCAAGAATCCGAAGGCTTAAATCGCAGCTACGAAACCCACAAAGAAGCCATAGAATCATACAAAGTATACCTCGAAAAAATTAATTATACTTGGAAAACTAACAAAGAAATGTCTATCATGTCTGCCAATTCCATCCCCAAATACCTCGCCACCCAAAAAAAGGCAATTGGTAACTGGTAAGCCGGTTTCTCGTTTCTCCTCTGCGTTCTCTCTTGCCTGTGCAGTTTTTTCCTTATGAACCAGCTACAAAACCAAAACACCCAACCACTGTTAAAGATGAAAATCTTTAACAACTGGGATATTATTGCCAAAGGCTGGTACATAGCGTGTCCTAGCAGAGAACTTCCCCCCTTAAAAGCAAAATCCTTAGAACTTTGCGGACAAAGAATAGTAATATTTCGAGGACAAGACGGAAAAGTTCGTGCCTTAGATGCCTATTGTCCGCATATAGGAACTGACTTAGGAATTGGACGAGTAGATGGAAATTTTATTCGCTGCTTTTTCCATCATTGGGGATTTGATGGCGAAGGTAACTGCAAGGATATCCCTTGTGAAGCAACCATTCCTGAAAAAGCCCGTCTTCAATCTTATGCCACCGAAGAAAAATACGATCTAATTTGGATTTATCCAGATGCCAAAGCTCCCGAAGGCGTAGCAGAATTCGACGAACTCAAAGGCAAATCAATTGTAACCATACATGACAAAGCCTTTGAGCGCAGTTGTCACCATCATATTTGCATGATGAACGGAATTGATGCTCAACATTTGCAAACAGTCCACAAAGTAGACATCAAAATGGAGCTATCTTTAAATGAAAATAAATCTGGCACGTTGATTGATTTTACACTCAAAGGCGAGTTGCCCAAAACCACGCGCCGAGAACGTATTGGAGGAAAAATTTTGGGCGCTCAGTATGAATATTGCATGAGGTATGCAGATGGCTGTATAGGACTTTTGACAACCATGAAAAATGTGAAGCTTTTTCCTTCACTGCACATGATTTACGCTTATACGCCTATAGAACCTGGCAGAACTCGTATTCAGCCTATTTATGTAGCTGAGAAGAGAAAAGGGCTTTTCGGTTCGTTTATGACGTGGCTATTACTTTTTTTCACCAAGTTGGGATACTACGCTTTGCGTGGTGAGGATGGAAAAATATATGACAATATTCGGTTTAATCCGAATGCGTTGCTGGCTATTGATACGCCTTTAGTAAAGTATATGCAATATGTTAATCAGCTTGAACCTTCGGTATGGTCAAGAAAATTAACTGACACACAGTAAATAAGTAAAGCAAAGTAGTTTTGTAATAATTAATTTAAAGAACAGAGTCACGGAGAAGGTAGAGGAAAGAAATTATAAAAAATTTGTGGTGGTTGAGTTGAGGTAAAGAAACCAATCCTAGAATTAGCAATCAACTAAAAGCAATGAGTGAGCAATGTTGTGTAGTTAGTTTTCCAGGGACAAATTATGCACCGCTAACTCTGGAAAAAAATGAGAATCTTTCGGAACATCT from Funiculus sociatus GB2-C1 includes these protein-coding regions:
- a CDS encoding P-aminobenzoate N-oxygenase AurF gives rise to the protein MTSTIQEPKSNTLLENEKVYRKLQINYTRCKQQDHTQLLDEAAASFRYEDCQDEYWNPKEFSLLYGTPLWEQSSASQKIILNQLYWVAYYSQIISAEIATIYFNQTSAAGLYAQEDFRLVCDILDLESGQERAHINAFKTISTQVEAALFGKRVFSYPMRGPFNETMIFADTNALKAWWKKLQLQCFGLLSAGNTFLACQYFTVRGVRTLNGKLVQHKLSNYYQKHPNQEKAPIPAKISYYHFMDESFHFNSSTILSHDVINCLKSPTAFESFVANLGLRGCQKDHYHFSAAINGIFWYDPALYPAIYEVMRSRVFGMSDREAKEMIKKCFTQESEGLNRSYETHKEAIESYKVYLEKINYTWKTNKEMSIMSANSIPKYLATQKKAIGNW
- a CDS encoding aromatic ring-hydroxylating oxygenase subunit alpha, whose product is MNQLQNQNTQPLLKMKIFNNWDIIAKGWYIACPSRELPPLKAKSLELCGQRIVIFRGQDGKVRALDAYCPHIGTDLGIGRVDGNFIRCFFHHWGFDGEGNCKDIPCEATIPEKARLQSYATEEKYDLIWIYPDAKAPEGVAEFDELKGKSIVTIHDKAFERSCHHHICMMNGIDAQHLQTVHKVDIKMELSLNENKSGTLIDFTLKGELPKTTRRERIGGKILGAQYEYCMRYADGCIGLLTTMKNVKLFPSLHMIYAYTPIEPGRTRIQPIYVAEKRKGLFGSFMTWLLLFFTKLGYYALRGEDGKIYDNIRFNPNALLAIDTPLVKYMQYVNQLEPSVWSRKLTDTQ
- a CDS encoding aromatic ring-hydroxylating oxygenase subunit alpha, which translates into the protein MMVNLNSKASSSLCKSKTFNNPECFIEGWYWAIPSHQLRVGEVKPVTLMGRELTIYRGKDGKAIALNAYCPHMGAHLAEGTVEGNSIRCLFHNWKFDEAGTCVDIPCMEKPLDVRVRTWHTGEKYGMIWVWTGDTPKHPLPFVPELEDDECDSAIASSFVKNCHPNVVMINAIDAQHFNTVHNLPLKIVFEKNDINENAITFSNTTRGGEDSFFIKLIRPFYKKEVTYSMCYWYGSTGTVTVGPDFLHFHIMFALRLLEGGKAEGKTILITKKRPGILGWVFNRVVLWLTKMVGNYFAKGDTQVFQTIKFDFQTPTKADMSIIQFIQHVEKQNAIAWGTWEAE
- a CDS encoding anti-sigma factor; this translates as MTEPLNPEHLEELMTGYVLGDLSPEEALEFGQLLAENPQLATEVSSLQEALEVLPYALPEVTPPPHLRTAILEAANSSLTPISTPKRFSLPWSKIAAGAAALLALALGLDNYNLRQQLKVVQAQKDVIEVLQQRNTRVIEVLQQRNTRLFTLTGTENANTASGSIAINTNEQKAVIVFQNLPASPAGQIYRLWAIADDKKIACANFDASQQGTVLAEFTIPAAACSSTKSTLAVTLEPSTLPPQPVGPAVMVESSL
- a CDS encoding sigma-70 family RNA polymerase sigma factor, whose translation is MPPDSSDRTPKTPSTRMDRDLFQALKAGQSSALGILYDRYGSLVYGLALKILRNPQEAEDLTQEIFLNLWRSDGYNPARGSLSSYLTVMTRSRAIDKLRSRGTSVKFLERWQHAMTAETRTDNPFEQVSLGERSQQVRAALAELSENQRQILEMAYYEGLSQSEIATQLDIPLGTVKTRARTGLLKLRQTLREFIK
- a CDS encoding ferritin-like domain-containing protein; translation: MNNPKSRDVLGSINFPKNRFKIATAGFDLPHVCSDDKLRRVLSGALKSRLANHSVSPEYDSYQYWNAHYFGLQKVNIFQDSSVEEQAEILRLCSCGLLEEAYFVEKAGVGYMAKMVLLAETTEERMLYGLFSADEVTHLSQISSFLPIQEPVGTDNAFLRFLGDLVETEDKTVLLFVIQVVLEGWGLSHYKNLSKDCLNPHLSKILNQFLQDEARHHSTAVNLFNQRQVLETSREVIIESLALFLQMIQVGPQSVVSAVEKVKGHLSRQQKVRIFLEIETETHSGTRLNFLRSLMRDPKAGIIVQELEERGAFLPFPPEKCV